A genomic window from Cricetulus griseus strain 17A/GY chromosome 4, alternate assembly CriGri-PICRH-1.0, whole genome shotgun sequence includes:
- the LOC100756124 gene encoding 39S ribosomal protein L42, mitochondrial, which produces MRVMATAVKWVTSNRTIWKRLFPIQNGTLSSACRKSTYSSLPDDYNCKGELALTSDDRTIVCYYPSVDIQYEHTKPIPQATILHNNEETHEQVLKAKLGIKIDQLEQGPMIEQLSKVFFTTKHRWYPHGQYHRRCKKLNPPKDR; this is translated from the coding sequence ATGAGGGTCATGGCAACAGCAGTAAAATGGGTGACATCAAACAGAACTATCTGGAAACGTTTATTTCCAATCCAAAATGGAACTTTATCTAGTGCTTGTCGTAAATCTACATACTCTTCTCTTCCAGATGACTACAACTGCAAGGGAGAGCTCGCTTTGACATCTGACGACAGGACAATAGTGTGCTACTACCCTTCTGTGGACATCCAGTACGAACATACCAAACCTATCCCTCAAGCAACTATTTTGCATAATAATGAAGAAACACACGAACAAGTGCTGAAAGCCAAATTAGGAATAAAAATCGACCAACTTGAGCAAGGACCCATGATAGAACAGCTCAGCAAGGTGTTCTTCACTACAAAGCACCGCTGGTACCCGCACGGACAGTATCACAGACGTTGTAAGAAACTGAATCCTCCCAAAGACAGGTGA